One genomic region from Capra hircus breed San Clemente chromosome 18, ASM170441v1, whole genome shotgun sequence encodes:
- the NAT14 gene encoding N-acetyltransferase 14 isoform X1: protein MLSRPRPRKPWSQWEPSRPRGLTPALRSLSNQGPSGSRPGRALGARLLLWGRGSLGAAMAPSHLSVREMREDEKPLVLEMLKAGVKDTENRVALHALTRPPALLLLAAASSGLRFVLASFALALLLPVFLAVAAMKLGLRARWGSLPPPGGLGGPWVAVRGSGDVCGVLALAPGTGAGDGARVTRLSVSRWHRRRGVGRRLLAFAESRARAWAGGMGEPRARLVVPVAVAAWGVAGMLEGCGYQAEGSWGCMGYTLVREFSKEL from the exons ATGCTGTCGCGGCCCCGCCCGCGAAAGCCGTGGAGCCAGTGGGAACCAAGCCGCCCTCGCGGCCTCACCCCCGCGCTCAGGTCGCTTAGCAACCAGGGGCCTTCGGGAAGCCGGCCGGGGCGCGCGCTGG GTGCACGCCTGCTCCTTTGGGGGCgcgggagcctgggggctgccatGGCCCCCAGCCACCTGTCGGTGCGGGAGATGAGGGAAGATGAAAAACCCTTAGTGCTGGAAATGCTGAAG GCTGGCGTGAAGGACACAGAGAACCGCGTGGCCCTTCATGCACTGACCCGGCCGCCGGccctgctcctcctggctgcgGCCAGCAGCGGCCTTCGCTTCGTCCTGGCCTCCTTCGCCCTGGCCCTCCTCCTGCCCGTGTTCCTGGCTGTGGCGGCCATGAAGCTGGGCCTGCGGGCCCGCTGGGGCTCGCTGCCCCCGCCCGGCGGCCTCGGGGGGCCATGGGTGGCAGTCCGGGGCTCGGGGGACGTGTGTGGGGTCCTGGCCCTGGCCCCAGGCACCGGTGCTGGGGATGGGGCCCGGGTCACCCGCCTCTCGGTATCCCGTTGGCACCGCCGCCGAGGCGTAGGCAGGCGCCTGCTGGCCTTTGCCGAGTCCCGGGCGCGAGCCTGGGCTGGCGGCATGGGGGAACCCCGGGCGCGCCTGGTGGTCCCGGTGGCCGTGGCAGCCTGGGGCGTGGCCGGGATGCTGGAGGGCTGTGGCTACCAGGCCGAGGGGAGTTGGGGCTGCATGGGCTACACGCTGGTGCGCGAGTTCAGCAAGGAACTGTGA
- the NAT14 gene encoding N-acetyltransferase 14 isoform X2: MAPSHLSVREMREDEKPLVLEMLKAGVKDTENRVALHALTRPPALLLLAAASSGLRFVLASFALALLLPVFLAVAAMKLGLRARWGSLPPPGGLGGPWVAVRGSGDVCGVLALAPGTGAGDGARVTRLSVSRWHRRRGVGRRLLAFAESRARAWAGGMGEPRARLVVPVAVAAWGVAGMLEGCGYQAEGSWGCMGYTLVREFSKEL, translated from the exons atGGCCCCCAGCCACCTGTCGGTGCGGGAGATGAGGGAAGATGAAAAACCCTTAGTGCTGGAAATGCTGAAG GCTGGCGTGAAGGACACAGAGAACCGCGTGGCCCTTCATGCACTGACCCGGCCGCCGGccctgctcctcctggctgcgGCCAGCAGCGGCCTTCGCTTCGTCCTGGCCTCCTTCGCCCTGGCCCTCCTCCTGCCCGTGTTCCTGGCTGTGGCGGCCATGAAGCTGGGCCTGCGGGCCCGCTGGGGCTCGCTGCCCCCGCCCGGCGGCCTCGGGGGGCCATGGGTGGCAGTCCGGGGCTCGGGGGACGTGTGTGGGGTCCTGGCCCTGGCCCCAGGCACCGGTGCTGGGGATGGGGCCCGGGTCACCCGCCTCTCGGTATCCCGTTGGCACCGCCGCCGAGGCGTAGGCAGGCGCCTGCTGGCCTTTGCCGAGTCCCGGGCGCGAGCCTGGGCTGGCGGCATGGGGGAACCCCGGGCGCGCCTGGTGGTCCCGGTGGCCGTGGCAGCCTGGGGCGTGGCCGGGATGCTGGAGGGCTGTGGCTACCAGGCCGAGGGGAGTTGGGGCTGCATGGGCTACACGCTGGTGCGCGAGTTCAGCAAGGAACTGTGA
- the ZNF628 gene encoding zinc finger protein 628, giving the protein MVGSHADMAPASTAEGASEKPGPAAPAPPAQYECGECGKSFRWSSRLLHHQRTHTGERPYKCPDCPKAFKGSSALLYHQRGHTGERPYQCPDCPKAFKRSSLLQIHRSVHTGLRAFTCGQCGLAFKWSSHYQYHLRQHTGERPYPCPDCPKAFKNSSSLRRHRHVHTGERPYTCGVCGKSFTQSTNLRQHQRVHTGERPFRCPLCPKTFTHSSNLLLHQRTHGGAAVAPVPGAGPGPPPREPAAGGKVLVSDAYLQRPLPPPSPPAPPPPAPPPVVPELFLAAAETTVELVYRCDGCELGFGSEELLLEHQPCPGPEAPPPPAAAPSEAPKADPPPPPQSPLPQPAPATAAAPGFACLPCGKSFRTVAGLSRHQHSHGAAGGQAFRCGSCDGAFPQLASLLAHQQSHVEEAAAGRPPPQAEAAEVTCPQEPLGPAPGPPAPAPASAERPYKCAECGKAFKGSSGLRYHLRDHTGERPYQCGECGKAFKRSSLLAIHQRVHTGLRAFTCGQCGLTFKWSSHYQYHLRLHSGERPYACGECGKAFRNTSCLRRHRHVHTGERPHACGVCGKSFAQTSNLRQHQRVHTGERPFRCPLCPKTFTHSSNLLLHQRTHSAERPFTCPICGRSFVMAAYLQRHLRTHAPAAPAAGPQPPAPLAAAPAPSATQDVHVLPHLQATLSLEVAGGTAPAVAPGPTAPNSQTFLLVQTAQGLQLIPSSVQPPTPPPPPPPPPAPPKLILLPSSGPAGGGSCARQGPRAAGKAGPGAGVVWLPGPGGLGVQRGSNAAGNVGGQSLIVLQNVAGGETGPQEVSGVQLQPLRPAPELTTVQLQPAQEVTTVQLQPVTGPLSSSSGGAVTTEAPNLLVVQSGAAEELLADPGPVEPGEGEAGPGVVPDVLFETLQTEEGLQSVLVLSGADGEQTQLCVQEVETLPSGLAEPPASGPPGQKLLIIRSAPAAELLENGSAGGGAAALQLLAPPPPGPASAPAGVPAAPGPQMVHVVPAGAAPGGVAPQGLPSIQIVQTLPAVQLVHTF; this is encoded by the coding sequence ATGGTCGGCTCCCACGCAGACATGGCGCCGGCCTCGACCGCCGAGGGGGCCAGCGAGAAGCCCGGGCCCGCGGCCCCCGCCCCACCGGCGCAGTATGAGTGTGGGGAGTGCGGCAAGTCCTTCCGCTGGTCGTCCCGCCTGCTGCACCACCAGCGCACGCACACGGGCGAGCGGCCCTATAAGTGCCCCGACTGCCCCAAGGCCTTCAAGGGCTCGTCGGCGCTGCTCTACCACCAGCGGGGCCACACGGGCGAGCGGCCCTACCAGTGCCCCGACTGCCCCAAGGCCTTCAAGCGCTCGTCGCTGCTGCAGATCCACCGCAGCGTGCACACGGGCCTGCGCGCCTTCACGTGCGGCCAGTGCGGCCTGGCCTTCAAGTGGTCCTCGCACTACCAGTACCACCTGCGGCAGCACACGGGCGAGCGGCCCTACCCCTGCCCGGACTGCCCCAAGGCCTTCAAGAATTCGTCCAGCCTGCGGCGCCACCGGCACGTGCACACGGGCGAGCGGCCCTACACCTGCGGCGTGTGCGGCAAAAGCTTCACACAGAGCACCAACCTGCGGCAGCACCAGCGCGTGCACACGGGCGAGCGGCCCTTCCGCTGCCCGCTCTGCCCCAAGACCTTCACGCACTCCTCCAACCTGCTGCTGCACCAGCGCACGCACGGCGGCGCCGCCGTCGCCCCTGTCCCGGGGGCCGGCCCCGGGCCTCCGCCGCGCGAGCCTGCCGCCGGTGGCAAGGTCCTGGTCTCTGACGCCTACCTGCAGCGGCCCTTGCCACCGCCCAGCCCACCCGCGCCGCCGCCACCCGCGCCCCCGCCCGTGGTGCCCGAGCTCTTCCTGGCCGCGGCCGAGACCACGGTGGAGCTGGTGTACCGCTGCGACGGCTGCGAGCTTGGCTTTGGCAGCGAGGAGCTGCTCCTGGAGCACCAGCCGTGCCCAGGGCCCGAGGCGCCGCCCCCGCCGGCCGCCGCGCCCTCTGAGGCGCCCAAGGCCGAcccaccgccgccgccgcagtCCCCGCTGCCCCAGCCTGCTCCCGCCACCGCTGCTGCCCCTGGCTTCGCCTGCCTCCCCTGCGGGAAGTCCTTCCGGACGGTGGCCGGCCTCTCCCGCCACCAGCACAGCCACGGGGCGGCGGGTGGGCAGGCGTTCCGCTGCGGCAGCTGTGACGGCGCCTTCCCGCAGCTGGCCAGCCTGCTGGCACATCAGCAGAGCCACGTGGAGGAGGCTGCGGCCGGGCGCCCGCCCCCCCAGGCCGAGGCCGCTGAGGTCACCTGCCCGCAGGAACCACTGGGGCCCGCGCCCGGCCCTCCGGCCCCTGCACCGGCCTCGGCGGAGCGACCCTACAAGTGTGCCGAGTGCGGCAAGGCCTTCAAGGGCTCCTCGGGGCTGCGCTACCACCTGCGGGACCACACGGGCGAGCGGCCCTACCAGTGCGGCGAGTGCGGCAAGGCCTTCAAGCGCTCATCGCTGCTCGCCATCCACCAGCGCGTGCACACGGGCCTGCGCGCCTTCACCTGCGGCCAGTGCGGCCTCACCTTCAAGTGGTCCTCGCACTACCAGTACCACCTGCGGCTGCACTCGGGCGAGCGGCCCTACGCCTGCGGCGAGTGCGGCAAGGCCTTCCGCAACACGTCATGCCTGCGCCGCCACCGGCACGTGCACACGGGCGAGCGGCCCCACGCCTGCGGCGTGTGCGGCAAAAGCTTCGCGCAGACCTCCAACCTGCGGCAGCACCAGCGCGTGCACACGGGCGAGAGGCCCTTCCGCTGCCCGCTCTGCCCCAAGACCTTCACGCACTCCTCCAACCTGCTGCTGCACCAGCGCACGCACTCGGCCGAGCGGCCCTTCACCTGCCCGATCTGCGGCCGCAGCTTCGTCATGGCTGCCTACCTGCAGCGGCACCTGAGGACGCATGCCCCCGCGGCCCCCGCCGCCGGCCCTCAGCCCCCGGCCCcgctggccgccgcccctgccccGTCGGCCACCCAGGATGTGCAcgtcctcccccacctccaggccACGCTCTCCCTAGAGGTGGCTGGGGGGACGGCCCCGGCCGTGGCCCCCGGCCCCACCGCTCCCAACTCGCAGACTTTTCTCCTGGTGCAGACGGCTCAGGGCCTGCAGCTGATTCCCAGCAGCGTCCAGCCGCccacgcccccgcccccgcccccgcccccgcctgcaCCCCCCAAGCTCATCCTGCTGCCCTCCTCCGGCCCCGCTGGGGGAGGCAGCTGCGCCCGGCAAGGCCCGCGGGCCGCGGGGAAAGCTGGGCCGGGGGCTGGAGTAGTCTGGCTGCCGGGCCCTGGGGGGTTAGGCGTGCAGAGAGGAAGCAACGCTGCGGGGAACGTGGGAGGGCAGAGCCTCATAGTTCTGCAGAACGTGGCGGGTGGGGAAACAGGCCCGCAGGAAGTGAGTGGGGTTCAGCTCCAGCCCCTTCGTCCAGCCCCGGAACTGACCACCGTCCAACTCCAGCCGGCCCAGGAGGTGACCACGGTCCAGCTCCAGCCTGTGACGGGCCCGCTGTCCAGTTCCAGCGGGGGAGCCGTAACCACCGAGGCGCCTAATCTGCTAGTGGTTCAGAGCGGGGCAGCTGAGGAGTTGCTGGCGGACCCCGGCCCAGTGGAGCCTGGCGAGGGCGAGGCCGGCCCGGGGGTAGTCCCGGATGTGCTCTTTGAGACGCTGCAGACGGAGGAGGGACTGCAGAGCGTGCTGGTGCTGAGCGGGGCCGATGGGGAGCAGACCCAGCTGTGTGTGCAGGAGGTTGAGACCTTACCGTCGGGTCTGGCCGAGCCGCCCGCCTCCGGCCCGCCCGGACAGAAGCTGCTCATTATCCGCAGCGCGCCGGCCGCAGAGTTGCTGGAGAACGGCAGCGCTGGGGGAGGCGCCGCTGCGCTGCAGCTACTGGCGCCCCCCCCACCTGGCCCAGCCTCTGCTCCTGCGGGCGTCCCTGCGGCCCCGGGCCCCCAGATGGTACACGTGGTCCCCGCAGGAGCGGCACCCGGGGGCGTGGCCCCACAGGGCCTGCCTTCCATCCAGATTGTCCAGACTCTGCCCGCGGTCCAGCTGGTGCACACGTTTTGA